Below is a genomic region from Deltaproteobacteria bacterium.
ATCATTTTCCCTTGCTGCCTGTGGAAGACGAGGGCCGGCTCCATGATCCAAAACTAAGAGAAAACTTCATCGAATGCATCTTTGTATTTAAAAGATGGCGGGAATCCCTCTCACGAGGGAAGAGCCGGCGAGGCTTGATAGATTTCCACACGAAGCACAAGCTCCTGGTCCTCTCTCACAGCCCGAAGCATTACCAGATGATGGGAAGGCTTGTGGGCCAGGCGAAAGCGTTCGCCTTGGGAGAACTCTATCAAACTTACGAACGCCTGCTCCTGGAGGCCTTGCGACTTAAGACGACCATCAAGAAGAACGCCAATGTGCTCCAGCACATGATGGGCTATTTCAAGAAAGAGCTATCTTCCGATGAAAAACAAGAACTCCTGGAAATGATCGGTCTTTACCGTGAAGCGAGTGTTCCCCTGATCGTTCCCGTCACCCTCATGAACCACTACATTCGTAAGTATGATCAACCCTACCTTAAAGGACAATACTATCTCCGTACTCACCCCATCGAACTT
It encodes:
- a CDS encoding DUF523 and DUF1722 domain-containing protein encodes the protein MEMKIRLGISACLLGEEVRYDGGHKLDRCLTDTLGRYVEYVPVCPEVEAGFGIPREAMHLEGDPNAPRLVTRRTKRDLTEPMLSWAKKRVLELEAQDLCGFIFKSRSPSSGMERIPVFNEKGMPVKKGVGLFARIFMDHFPLLPVEDEGRLHDPKLRENFIECIFVFKRWRESLSRGKSRRGLIDFHTKHKLLVLSHSPKHYQMMGRLVGQAKAFALGELYQTYERLLLEALRLKTTIKKNANVLQHMMGYFKKELSSDEKQELLEMIGLYREASVPLIVPVTLMNHYIRKYDQPYLKGQYYLRTHPIELQLRNHA